Proteins encoded within one genomic window of Methanolacinia paynteri:
- a CDS encoding DUF7504 family protein: MASIDEILAGGDAGLVVLAETSAEVFQDCTPDLVRKLTEKEYNVVIITINNPSTILKKSYIKSGIDVEKVFFIDSITKYALGGLPEDKDESMYFINQPGSLTDIGIELNKSFARLGGQKVCVIIDSINTMLIYTPSQTLIKFIHFLSNKLRLLHYLGVYICISGSIDPLLTNQLKSLSDEFIKL, translated from the coding sequence ATGGCTTCTATAGATGAGATCCTGGCCGGCGGAGACGCCGGATTAGTCGTGCTTGCCGAGACTTCGGCCGAGGTGTTCCAGGACTGTACTCCGGATCTTGTCAGGAAACTAACAGAGAAAGAATATAATGTAGTCATAATTACCATAAACAACCCTTCGACTATTCTGAAGAAATCATATATAAAATCTGGAATTGATGTTGAGAAGGTCTTTTTTATCGACTCGATCACCAAATATGCTCTCGGCGGACTTCCTGAAGATAAGGACGAGAGCATGTATTTCATAAACCAGCCTGGGAGTCTTACGGATATCGGGATTGAACTGAATAAATCTTTTGCCAGGCTGGGCGGTCAGAAGGTATGCGTAATTATCGATTCGATAAATACAATGTTAATCTACACCCCTTCACAGACACTGATAAAATTCATTCATTTTCTGTCCAATAAACTGAGACTTCTTCATTATCTTGGTGTATACATCTGTATAAGCGGCAGTATAGATCCTTTG
- a CDS encoding response regulator, whose translation MIKILLVDEEPEILSIAEIYLAKFGDYDIRTSTSAKEALKLLEEEEFDAIISDYEMPEMDGLEFLRVIRDGNSLIPFVLFSGKAREEIIIEAFRSGADGVVQKGQNPAANYAELSHQVRISVYRRKAEMELRTKEYAIEHSINGVSIIEYETGKITYANESALRMLGYSRDDLSSMSIMDFLAGGDNKALKKKILDTVAEKDYYIGRVRVKRKDGTDMDLSVSVTTLPPDDLVKKKLVFVSFIDITDVIKSEEEFLEFILETSRRIKEPVSLVGQSLEALVNDVVSGTDPETMKLRLLVLIKNIRQIVCNVNELNKAVAGDDGKISEDNLDFLFKI comes from the coding sequence ATGATTAAGATTTTACTGGTGGACGAGGAGCCTGAAATTCTATCCATCGCAGAGATCTATCTGGCAAAATTCGGTGATTATGATATCAGGACATCGACTTCTGCAAAAGAAGCACTGAAACTTTTGGAAGAAGAAGAGTTTGATGCAATTATCTCTGATTACGAGATGCCTGAGATGGATGGTCTCGAATTCTTGAGGGTCATCAGGGATGGAAACTCTTTGATTCCTTTCGTCCTGTTTTCAGGAAAGGCCCGGGAAGAGATAATTATTGAAGCCTTCAGGAGTGGTGCGGACGGGGTTGTCCAGAAAGGCCAGAACCCCGCAGCCAACTATGCAGAACTTTCTCATCAGGTCAGGATTTCTGTTTACAGGCGGAAGGCCGAGATGGAGCTTAGGACAAAGGAATATGCAATAGAGCATTCGATAAACGGGGTTTCAATCATAGAATACGAAACCGGGAAAATTACATATGCAAATGAATCCGCACTGAGGATGCTCGGATATTCGCGAGATGATCTGTCATCCATGTCAATAATGGACTTTCTGGCCGGAGGCGATAACAAGGCTTTGAAAAAGAAGATCCTTGATACGGTTGCCGAAAAGGATTATTATATCGGGCGGGTACGCGTAAAAAGGAAAGACGGGACGGATATGGATCTGTCTGTTTCAGTTACGACTCTTCCACCGGACGATCTCGTAAAGAAAAAACTTGTATTTGTATCGTTCATAGATATAACGGATGTAATAAAGTCCGAAGAGGAATTCCTGGAATTCATTCTTGAGACCTCACGGAGGATAAAAGAACCTGTCTCCCTTGTCGGACAGTCTCTTGAAGCTCTTGTAAATGATGTTGTGAGCGGTACCGATCCTGAAACGATGAAACTCAGGCTGCTTGTCCTTATAAAAAATATAAGACAGATCGTATGCAACGTCAACGAACTGAATAAGGCCGTTGCCGGTGATGACGGAAAGATATCAGAGGATAACCTGGACTTTTTATTTAAAATATAA
- a CDS encoding ADP-ribosylglycohydrolase family protein: MHNIYRGVFLGAAIGDALGMPYETSPPSFRVLKREFARPNKMHPNSGLKSGCYTDDTQIALLASELLVSGNFTPENYAMKLKEMYINKKLRFPDATIISACRHMMKGDEKDAGCNSMTSGCVPLAVPFALAYSDYEKMKEELSMACSVTHTNRGAIAGAFWLATLIRSIIDSESNPLKKAHKAAFLEDETLGMKISDAVRYAKEEMPIEAAIVRIGNDVSVYQTIPMAVYFILKYGEGDDLLYYAAQAGGNTDTLGFICGAWLGAEFGVSGLSEDLMLTLENREAIETMANRLYQRFGKKD; encoded by the coding sequence ATGCATAATATATACAGGGGAGTTTTTCTGGGCGCTGCAATAGGGGATGCACTTGGAATGCCTTATGAAACATCCCCTCCTTCATTCAGGGTCCTAAAGAGGGAGTTTGCCAGGCCCAACAAGATGCACCCGAACTCGGGACTGAAATCCGGATGTTATACCGACGATACCCAGATCGCTCTTTTAGCCTCAGAACTGCTTGTAAGCGGGAATTTTACCCCTGAAAATTATGCCATGAAACTGAAAGAGATGTATATCAATAAGAAGCTGAGGTTTCCGGATGCGACCATAATCTCTGCATGCAGGCACATGATGAAGGGGGATGAAAAAGACGCGGGCTGCAATTCGATGACATCGGGGTGTGTACCGCTTGCAGTTCCTTTCGCCCTTGCCTATAGCGATTATGAAAAGATGAAAGAAGAGCTGTCCATGGCCTGTTCCGTTACACATACGAACAGGGGCGCAATTGCAGGAGCATTCTGGCTTGCAACTCTCATTCGTTCAATCATCGACAGCGAGAGCAATCCATTAAAAAAGGCCCACAAAGCCGCATTTTTAGAGGATGAAACTCTCGGGATGAAGATCAGCGATGCAGTCAGGTATGCGAAAGAAGAGATGCCGATAGAAGCGGCAATTGTCAGGATTGGAAACGACGTCTCCGTATACCAGACGATCCCGATGGCCGTTTATTTTATACTGAAATATGGAGAGGGAGATGATCTTCTGTATTATGCAGCCCAGGCAGGCGGCAATACCGACACTCTCGGTTTCATCTGCGGTGCATGGCTCGGGGCGGAGTTCGGCGTTTCAGGCCTGTCCGAAGATCTCATGCTGACCCTTGAAAACAGGGAGGCGATTGAGACTATGGCCAACAGGCTATACCAGAGATTCGGCAAGAAGGATTAA
- the argC gene encoding N-acetyl-gamma-glutamyl-phosphate reductase: MDIAIIGASGYTGGDLIRLLLTHSDADVVAATSRKEDGQPIWKTHPNLKGLCELKFSNQGIGDIDADFVFLAVPHTVAMNYGGELKEKGIKTVDLSADYRLSKEIYENTYGVEHKAYFEAPYGLPEIHREEIRKAGFVANPGCFPTGATLAAAPLAEKANTIIFDSKTGVSGAGANPSATNQYSNVADSLKAYKWTGHRHLAEMKQEIKGLGSKAVCHFTPHLLPVNRGILTTAHILLDEPMTTEEVSETYEKFYEKEFFVRMQDPVLASVRGSNFCDIAVEAEKESTRVVAVSAIDNLVKGASGQAIQNMNIMCGYKETDGLLSAPIFP; encoded by the coding sequence ATGGATATTGCAATAATCGGAGCATCCGGTTATACCGGAGGAGACCTGATCAGGCTCCTTTTAACCCACAGCGATGCCGATGTTGTGGCAGCCACCTCCAGAAAGGAAGACGGACAGCCGATCTGGAAGACGCATCCCAACCTCAAGGGGTTATGTGAACTCAAATTTTCCAATCAGGGGATTGGGGATATTGACGCAGACTTCGTGTTCCTTGCGGTGCCTCACACGGTTGCAATGAATTATGGCGGGGAACTGAAAGAGAAGGGAATTAAAACCGTTGATCTCAGTGCCGACTACAGGCTAAGCAAAGAGATTTACGAAAATACCTATGGAGTGGAGCATAAGGCATATTTCGAGGCTCCATACGGTCTGCCGGAGATCCACAGGGAGGAGATCAGAAAAGCCGGATTTGTGGCAAATCCCGGATGCTTCCCGACAGGAGCGACACTTGCGGCTGCACCTCTTGCAGAAAAGGCTAACACGATAATATTCGACTCAAAGACAGGAGTGTCAGGCGCGGGCGCCAATCCGTCTGCAACCAACCAGTATTCGAATGTGGCGGACAGCCTTAAGGCATACAAGTGGACAGGGCACAGGCATCTTGCAGAGATGAAGCAGGAGATCAAAGGACTCGGATCAAAGGCCGTATGTCATTTTACGCCCCACCTTCTTCCTGTAAACAGGGGAATCCTCACAACCGCGCACATCCTCCTTGATGAACCGATGACAACGGAAGAGGTCTCAGAAACCTACGAAAAATTCTATGAAAAGGAGTTTTTCGTAAGAATGCAGGACCCGGTACTCGCTTCAGTCCGGGGCAGCAACTTCTGCGATATAGCTGTGGAGGCAGAAAAAGAGAGTACAAGAGTTGTTGCCGTTTCTGCTATCGACAACCTGGTTAAAGGCGCAAGCGGGCAGGCAATACAGAACATGAATATAATGTGCGGGTACAAAGAGACGGACGGGCTCCTTTCAGCTCCGATCTTCCCTTAA
- a CDS encoding CBS domain-containing protein, with amino-acid sequence MLVKDVMTPDPVTIQADANVSEAAAILRKRRIGGIPVMDGERLVGIVTETDLLSLLDVGELSEDLWLPSPLEIIEIPIREFVNWEKTRKALTDISESPISDIMSTDVIYIDENAEIEEAAKLMLSEGIARLPVVKGDRLVGIVTRQDIVRGIGTAFPEGTED; translated from the coding sequence ATGCTTGTAAAAGATGTAATGACACCGGACCCTGTTACCATTCAGGCGGATGCAAACGTAAGCGAAGCCGCGGCGATACTCAGGAAAAGAAGAATCGGCGGAATACCAGTAATGGACGGAGAACGCCTCGTAGGTATCGTAACCGAAACCGATCTCCTCTCACTTCTCGACGTAGGAGAGCTCAGCGAAGACCTCTGGCTTCCTTCGCCCCTCGAGATAATCGAGATCCCTATCAGGGAGTTCGTAAACTGGGAAAAGACAAGAAAGGCCTTAACAGATATTAGCGAAAGCCCAATCTCCGACATCATGAGCACGGATGTAATATACATCGACGAAAATGCCGAGATCGAGGAGGCGGCAAAGCTCATGCTGTCCGAAGGGATCGCAAGGCTTCCCGTGGTAAAAGGCGACAGGCTTGTCGGCATAGTCACCAGGCAGGATATAGTGAGGGGTATAGGGACAGCATTCCCCGAAGGGACTGAGGACTAA
- the argJ gene encoding bifunctional ornithine acetyltransferase/N-acetylglutamate synthase, with amino-acid sequence MKSICEVEGVEAAGIKEGKFGLALIKASGNAAAVFTKNLVIAEPVRLMQKTMEAGRLDGIIVNSGNANVFTGEQGYRDAERIATIAAEALGTKPEYIGVASTGVIGRYLHIDIIEDQCRRIKDTLASDEKSGDDAAAAIMTTDLYPKRAIARRDGFTVAGITKGSGMIAPNMGTMLAFVYTDAEIASADLKKALLTATERSFNRVVVDGDTSTNDCVFLTATGLKGTQDYDEFCSALEEVCISLAKQIAEDGEGATKFVEVSVTGAKSEEDAAAVAKTIVGSPLVKTAIYGEDPNWGRIIAAAGRAGPVFDPMNTSISIGDGEKTVILEEKGVIKADDKINPAALAAAKELMKGNKLRIEFDLGTGNYEATAWGCDLTEKYVEINGKYTT; translated from the coding sequence ATGAAGAGCATATGCGAAGTTGAAGGCGTCGAAGCCGCAGGAATAAAGGAAGGCAAATTCGGCCTTGCGCTCATAAAGGCTTCAGGCAATGCGGCAGCGGTCTTTACAAAGAATCTTGTCATAGCAGAGCCTGTGAGGCTGATGCAGAAGACGATGGAGGCAGGGCGCCTTGACGGGATAATCGTCAATTCAGGAAATGCAAACGTCTTCACCGGTGAGCAGGGCTACAGGGATGCTGAAAGGATTGCGACTATAGCGGCAGAGGCACTCGGGACAAAACCGGAATATATTGGTGTGGCGAGCACCGGAGTTATCGGCCGCTATCTCCACATAGACATCATCGAAGACCAGTGCAGGAGGATCAAGGACACACTGGCATCCGATGAAAAATCAGGCGACGATGCTGCAGCCGCCATCATGACAACGGATCTGTATCCCAAGCGTGCCATCGCGAGAAGGGATGGGTTCACTGTTGCAGGCATTACAAAGGGAAGCGGTATGATCGCCCCGAATATGGGAACCATGCTTGCGTTCGTATACACAGACGCCGAGATCGCATCAGCCGATCTGAAAAAAGCACTCCTGACCGCGACAGAAAGGAGCTTCAACAGGGTAGTCGTAGACGGAGATACATCGACAAACGACTGCGTCTTCCTTACGGCAACCGGCCTTAAGGGAACTCAGGACTACGATGAATTCTGCTCGGCACTCGAAGAGGTCTGCATATCCCTCGCAAAACAGATTGCAGAGGATGGGGAGGGTGCAACGAAGTTTGTCGAAGTCTCGGTGACAGGTGCGAAATCCGAAGAAGATGCCGCAGCGGTTGCAAAGACTATCGTAGGATCGCCGCTTGTAAAGACCGCAATATATGGCGAAGACCCCAACTGGGGAAGGATTATCGCGGCTGCAGGAAGGGCAGGGCCGGTTTTCGACCCGATGAATACATCAATATCGATCGGAGACGGCGAAAAGACTGTAATACTTGAAGAAAAAGGAGTAATCAAGGCTGACGATAAGATCAACCCCGCCGCTCTCGCCGCAGCAAAAGAGTTAATGAAAGGGAATAAACTGAGAATAGAGTTTGATCTCGGTACAGGGAACTATGAGGCGACTGCGTGGGGCTGCGATCTTACTGAAAAATATGTTGAAATTAACGGGAAGTACACGACATGA
- the argB gene encoding acetylglutamate kinase: MKRVDVLMEALPYIQQFHGKTVVVKLGGHAMIDSDTLDTVIQDLVLLHYVGMKVVIVHGGGPEITSKMKAMGKEPKFVGGLRITDLETLEIAQMVLVGKINDGIVSLIAKFGAQGVGLSGNDGNMIIAKKISPKKVVVDDEEQEIDLGHVGDIEEINPELLEGLINKSYIPVIAPIGMDRKGHSLNVNADTAAGEIAIALKAYKFINMSDIDGIMNAGRTRTYHRLTISEAKSLINEGIIVGGMIPKLDACIKCLENGVSYAHIINGNKNHNLLLELFTREGIGTMIKKE; the protein is encoded by the coding sequence ATGAAACGCGTTGATGTTCTGATGGAGGCCCTGCCCTATATACAGCAGTTCCACGGGAAGACTGTTGTCGTAAAGCTCGGGGGCCATGCCATGATCGATTCCGACACTCTCGATACGGTGATACAGGATCTCGTCCTCCTGCACTATGTAGGGATGAAGGTGGTAATAGTCCACGGCGGAGGCCCCGAGATCACATCCAAGATGAAGGCGATGGGAAAAGAACCCAAATTTGTCGGCGGCCTGAGGATTACCGATCTGGAAACACTCGAGATCGCCCAAATGGTTCTTGTAGGAAAGATCAACGACGGCATAGTCTCGCTTATCGCCAAATTCGGTGCACAGGGAGTCGGCCTCTCCGGCAACGACGGCAATATGATCATCGCAAAGAAGATCAGCCCGAAAAAGGTTGTCGTCGATGACGAGGAGCAGGAGATCGATCTCGGCCATGTCGGCGATATAGAGGAGATCAATCCCGAACTGCTTGAAGGGCTTATCAATAAAAGTTACATCCCTGTAATCGCCCCGATAGGAATGGACAGGAAGGGGCACAGCCTGAATGTCAATGCCGACACCGCCGCAGGCGAGATCGCAATCGCACTGAAGGCCTATAAGTTCATCAATATGTCGGATATCGACGGTATCATGAACGCAGGACGGACCAGGACATATCACCGGCTTACGATCAGTGAGGCAAAGAGCCTGATCAACGAGGGAATCATAGTAGGAGGTATGATCCCCAAACTTGACGCATGCATAAAATGTCTTGAAAACGGGGTTTCATATGCACACATCATAAACGGAAACAAAAATCACAACCTCCTGCTCGAGCTCTTCACACGCGAGGGCATTGGTACTATGATAAAAAAAGAATAA
- a CDS encoding chorismate mutase — MNLEESRLAIEGIDRDIVALIAKRQEYSAFIAAEKKKSGSSVRDEVQRRKVLDRAAVLASESELDEESVVKIFDILVEMNEKAQKNCI, encoded by the coding sequence ATGAATCTTGAAGAGTCGAGATTGGCAATTGAGGGGATTGACAGGGATATTGTCGCTTTGATCGCAAAAAGGCAGGAATATTCAGCCTTTATTGCGGCCGAGAAGAAGAAGTCGGGATCTTCCGTAAGGGACGAAGTCCAGAGAAGAAAGGTCCTGGACAGGGCGGCTGTTCTTGCATCAGAGTCGGAACTCGATGAGGAGAGTGTCGTAAAAATATTTGATATTCTTGTAGAAATGAACGAAAAAGCCCAAAAAAATTGTATTTAA
- a CDS encoding site-2 protease family protein has product MKSGLISAITEHERKDLLIGWLAIALAFTFIFIRGGVTPDGFVLFFVISLFTVGLGFLLHELAHKFMAIKYGYWAEFRKDTQMLLVAIALAALVGVVFAAPGATMIYSRDGRMMTREESGVISIAGPAVNLVLCIPFFLMIVAGAAMGYPNTEGILPLILFLTGMVGLSVNSMIAFFNMLPISVLDGKKVFSWNPAVFAVVIVVSLGLILLSSNFGGSLDAVLNAIL; this is encoded by the coding sequence ATGAAATCAGGTCTGATATCAGCAATAACTGAACATGAAAGAAAAGATCTCCTGATCGGCTGGCTCGCAATCGCGCTCGCCTTTACATTTATCTTTATAAGGGGCGGAGTCACCCCTGACGGTTTCGTGCTTTTCTTCGTAATCTCCCTGTTTACAGTAGGACTCGGATTTCTGCTTCACGAACTCGCCCATAAATTCATGGCTATCAAGTACGGGTACTGGGCTGAGTTCAGGAAGGATACTCAGATGCTTCTGGTCGCAATTGCGCTTGCCGCACTTGTCGGAGTCGTCTTTGCAGCACCGGGTGCGACGATGATCTATTCAAGGGACGGGCGTATGATGACCCGCGAAGAATCAGGGGTCATATCGATCGCCGGACCAGCGGTAAATCTTGTATTATGCATCCCGTTCTTCCTGATGATAGTAGCGGGAGCGGCGATGGGATATCCGAATACAGAAGGAATCCTGCCTTTGATTCTCTTCCTTACTGGAATGGTCGGCCTTTCGGTAAACTCGATGATTGCATTCTTCAATATGCTCCCGATCAGTGTTCTCGACGGAAAAAAAGTCTTCTCGTGGAATCCAGCAGTCTTCGCCGTTGTAATCGTTGTTTCACTTGGACTTATCCTTCTCTCGTCCAACTTCGGCGGTTCTCTTGACGCAGTCCTGAATGCGATACTCTGA
- a CDS encoding ABC transporter ATP-binding protein, producing the protein MITAAGVRKVYKMGLVEVHALRGIDVDIEKGEFVGIMGSSGSGKSTLLHMLGLLDRPTEGRISISGRNVLEMSDEEKGRFRLSGFGFIFQDYALVPELTALENVILPAMAAGRLHEECIATGESYLGRVGLGERGGHLPSELSGGEQQRVAIARALVNNPSILFADEPCANLDSANSRTVLDLFREINETMDQTVVMVSHEEWHREYFDRIIRLKDGLVAEEIRLKG; encoded by the coding sequence ATGATAACTGCAGCAGGAGTCAGGAAAGTGTATAAGATGGGCCTGGTGGAGGTCCATGCCCTGAGGGGAATCGATGTCGATATCGAAAAAGGGGAGTTCGTGGGGATAATGGGATCCTCGGGTTCGGGAAAGTCAACCCTTCTTCATATGCTCGGGCTTCTGGACAGGCCGACCGAAGGCCGGATATCCATAAGTGGCAGGAATGTTCTGGAGATGAGCGACGAAGAGAAGGGAAGATTCAGGCTGTCCGGATTCGGGTTTATATTCCAGGATTATGCACTCGTTCCGGAGCTGACAGCGCTTGAAAATGTCATACTGCCTGCCATGGCTGCCGGGCGGCTGCATGAAGAGTGCATAGCAACCGGTGAATCATATCTCGGAAGGGTCGGACTTGGGGAGAGAGGGGGGCATCTGCCTTCCGAACTTTCAGGCGGCGAGCAGCAGAGAGTTGCTATTGCAAGGGCGCTCGTTAACAATCCCTCTATTCTCTTTGCCGACGAGCCGTGTGCAAATCTCGACAGCGCCAATTCGAGGACCGTCCTCGATCTCTTCAGGGAGATAAACGAGACCATGGACCAGACCGTTGTGATGGTTTCGCACGAGGAATGGCACAGGGAGTATTTTGACAGGATTATCAGGCTGAAAGACGGTCTGGTGGCGGAAGAGATCAGGTTGAAAGGGTGA
- a CDS encoding ABC transporter permease, giving the protein MNIVIIALVLTNMIFLPSIISGAIEVFNQQNVDYITSDIIIEPREDNRYINDLDDLLAVLNRVPGVVRASPRYEMPSSIEFEEESITLGITALDPRDEVEVTKFQDAMLEGDFLGSGSMDEIIIGRLVSGNKDKTKDYYPSLGGAEVGDTIMVRYSNGVVRDYRVKGIFNTKSWTADYMAIVTWDEMNSVLGYDNDVADEILIKTSKNADVSDVKKNILEFGVGESVKTWEEALPSAVTDSVESFNIINQITVFGSLVIAIVLIFIMTTIKAFNNRKQIGILKAIGIKKSVIINSYVLQVVFVCLIGSVLGFMILEAMVLYFTAYPMEFPDGNVTPVVDTGMLIENTLLLFVSSAIAGFIPAWRITRGNILDAMRGN; this is encoded by the coding sequence ATGAATATAGTTATCATAGCCCTGGTCCTGACGAATATGATCTTCTTGCCGTCGATTATATCGGGGGCGATCGAGGTCTTCAACCAGCAGAACGTGGACTACATTACATCGGATATTATCATCGAACCGAGGGAGGACAATCGCTACATAAATGATCTCGACGATCTTCTTGCAGTTCTAAATCGTGTCCCAGGTGTGGTGCGGGCCTCCCCGAGGTACGAGATGCCTTCGTCGATTGAATTCGAGGAGGAATCGATAACCCTCGGGATAACTGCTCTTGATCCACGGGATGAAGTCGAGGTTACGAAGTTCCAGGATGCTATGCTCGAAGGGGATTTCCTTGGAAGCGGGAGCATGGATGAGATCATTATCGGGCGTCTTGTTTCGGGAAACAAGGATAAAACTAAGGATTATTACCCATCTCTCGGGGGTGCTGAGGTAGGTGATACGATAATGGTCAGGTACAGCAACGGAGTCGTCCGTGATTACCGTGTCAAGGGTATATTCAATACAAAATCATGGACTGCCGACTACATGGCAATTGTAACCTGGGACGAGATGAACTCAGTACTTGGATATGATAATGATGTAGCCGACGAGATCCTAATAAAAACATCCAAAAATGCAGATGTTTCTGATGTCAAGAAGAACATACTCGAGTTTGGTGTCGGCGAAAGCGTCAAGACATGGGAGGAGGCGCTCCCCAGCGCAGTAACCGACTCGGTTGAATCATTCAATATAATAAACCAGATTACTGTCTTTGGCAGCCTGGTAATCGCAATTGTTTTGATCTTTATAATGACCACAATAAAGGCGTTCAACAACCGAAAACAGATAGGCATCCTGAAGGCTATCGGGATAAAGAAGAGTGTTATCATCAACTCATACGTGCTGCAGGTGGTATTCGTATGCCTTATCGGTTCTGTACTCGGATTTATGATACTTGAGGCGATGGTCCTCTATTTTACGGCGTATCCGATGGAATTCCCCGACGGGAACGTTACTCCTGTGGTTGATACCGGGATGCTCATCGAAAATACTCTGCTGCTGTTTGTCTCGTCCGCGATTGCAGGATTCATTCCTGCATGGAGGATTACGCGGGGGAACATTCTTGATGCGATGAGAGGGAACTGA
- a CDS encoding COG1361 S-layer family protein, producing MLKYILVSVAVILCLPGLCSAGLYGPTVILSNSEVVPSVLMPGDIGMVTVTLTNTASSSTTTTSDSIVTTMKEINPTITGVFLDGGKDIKVLGGNSEFSGDLGPQQSVKISFAIEAPEKRGIYYAILRVSVKGSENLQYPIPINVDMPVSSLRKPVLIVGQSGDTSLQPGDGANVTVSLYNSGESTAEDIFIRVVEDEPSLAVINSQSFHIPDLSSGESESFIISFISDTGMEPGVHEIPLEITYNVVDGSSADQNDAIALDVNGKAELSIASLKTDPVRITGGQEVDLTIRIENTGTGDAKSTVAKIDLPFEGNKEAYIGKIKPGNDAPAVFTLDAGSPGEYNYSLTISYEDDTGIHESLYPLTLSIRRNNDETGLIIGIIILIAAAAGGYYYFVYRKREEDKV from the coding sequence ATGCTCAAATATATTCTGGTTTCCGTTGCAGTGATATTATGTCTGCCGGGATTGTGCAGTGCCGGTTTATACGGACCCACGGTTATACTTTCAAACAGCGAGGTTGTTCCGTCGGTCCTTATGCCAGGCGATATCGGGATGGTCACGGTTACTCTTACCAATACGGCGTCTTCGTCGACAACAACCACAAGCGATTCCATAGTCACGACGATGAAAGAGATAAATCCTACTATCACGGGAGTGTTCCTGGACGGGGGTAAAGATATAAAAGTCCTTGGAGGCAATTCCGAATTTTCCGGTGACCTTGGCCCGCAACAGTCCGTGAAGATCTCATTTGCGATAGAGGCCCCTGAAAAGAGGGGGATCTACTATGCGATACTGAGAGTCAGCGTGAAGGGTTCGGAAAACCTCCAGTACCCTATTCCCATAAATGTCGATATGCCAGTATCTTCGCTCAGGAAACCGGTGCTTATCGTGGGACAGTCCGGAGATACCTCTCTTCAACCCGGAGACGGTGCAAATGTCACAGTCAGTCTCTATAACAGCGGGGAGAGCACTGCAGAGGATATTTTCATAAGAGTGGTCGAAGACGAGCCATCGCTTGCCGTGATAAATTCGCAGTCGTTTCATATCCCGGATCTCTCGTCGGGGGAGTCCGAATCATTTATTATCTCATTTATCTCTGATACCGGAATGGAACCCGGAGTTCATGAGATACCTCTTGAGATCACATACAATGTAGTCGATGGAAGTTCGGCTGATCAGAACGATGCGATTGCCCTTGATGTAAACGGGAAGGCTGAACTGAGCATTGCCTCATTAAAAACCGATCCCGTCCGGATTACGGGAGGTCAGGAAGTCGATCTTACGATAAGGATAGAAAATACCGGAACAGGGGATGCAAAATCGACTGTTGCGAAGATAGACCTGCCTTTTGAAGGAAACAAAGAGGCATATATCGGTAAAATAAAGCCAGGAAACGATGCACCGGCAGTTTTTACCCTTGATGCAGGTTCTCCGGGAGAATATAATTACTCGCTCACGATCTCATACGAGGATGATACCGGCATTCATGAATCCCTCTATCCTCTTACTCTCTCGATAAGGAGAAATAATGACGAAACCGGCCTGATCATCGGCATCATTATACTGATCGCCGCTGCGGCAGGCGGCTATTACTACTTTGTCTACAGAAAAAGAGAAGAAGATAAGGTCTGA
- a CDS encoding TetR/AcrR family transcriptional regulator: MPKVLPGYKEEARKRILEAAFGLFWKKGFRATKMDDIALELGISKGAIYTYFKDKKDLFAKAAQHYRQEFESDMTHRMKNSEGQDIFEILFYLFTEYLKFGFILPFELMNLAVNDEEIKSFLVEDGKDDREYFIKYLIRIQNEGKIRQDIDIYEMADLITTLFYGLYMNMFLSEDIERAKRIWDNAVEKYK; encoded by the coding sequence ATGCCCAAAGTATTACCCGGATACAAAGAAGAAGCAAGAAAAAGGATCCTTGAAGCGGCATTCGGATTATTCTGGAAAAAGGGTTTTAGGGCTACCAAAATGGATGATATCGCACTTGAACTAGGAATAAGCAAAGGTGCGATATATACATATTTTAAAGATAAAAAAGACCTTTTTGCCAAGGCGGCCCAGCATTACAGGCAGGAGTTCGAGAGTGACATGACCCACAGAATGAAGAACAGCGAGGGTCAGGACATCTTTGAAATACTCTTCTATTTATTTACGGAATATCTCAAATTCGGATTTATTCTTCCTTTCGAACTCATGAATCTTGCAGTAAATGACGAAGAGATCAAATCATTTCTGGTGGAAGACGGTAAAGATGACAGGGAATATTTTATCAAATACCTGATTCGTATCCAAAATGAAGGAAAGATCAGACAGGATATTGATATTTACGAAATGGCCGATCTCATCACCACACTTTTCTACGGCTTATATATGAATATGTTCCTGAGTGAGGACATTGAAAGGGCAAAGAGAATCTGGGACAACGCTGTTGAGAAGTACAAGTAA